The Deltaproteobacteria bacterium genome contains the following window.
GGTTTTCCTGGTCAGAGAGGTCAGAAGCCCCGCCCGGGTGAAATAGGTAATTATAAGCCTCACTGATTTGCTTAAGATCCATTAATATACCTTTAAGAAGGAAGATAGTTTTTTATCTAGATCACACCCTGGAGCAAGTCTTGGGTTTAAATGTAATCACCTCGATTGAACTTCGCGGCCTCGACAGTGGCTACAATGGCCGTCTGATCGAGCAGCTCTTTCACCATATGATCGTCAGGCAGACCGTGGCTTGCTCCCTTTAACCGATCAGCCGCCTGCTCCATCTCTTTAACTAAAACTGCAACCTGCTTTAAGGTCTGAGCCGGGTCGGCCAAGGCCTTGGCATAACGGTCCAACAAGCCAAGGGTGTTTTCCACCTCTTGAAAGGACTCAGTTAAACCAGCCAGCATGATTTTTCCCACAGGTGAAGTTTGAGACACCGAAGGCGCGGCGCCGCTTTTTGATGGCTCAGAGTTTTTATTTACTCCCTGCGTATAACTCCTGGCCAATGTTTCAGCAAATCCGGGTCTATTATTTTGAGTCTGGGACGAGGATGGTTTCTGAATTAATGAATTGACGTGGGTATCATCTGTGACCTTCACGTTCTTCCTCCTTTTATGGCTTAACTGGCTGCTTTGAAACTATGCAAAGGATATACCAAGACCGCTTACGACACCCGATTGAATAATTACCTAATTTTATTAAACAAATTAATGAAACAACAAAAATTTCCCATAATCAGCTCAAAAGGAAGGGAATTTTTTACCCCTTTACACGAAGTATGATTAGGATGTAACATTTTTCGAAAACCTCCTTCAGCCCGGCTTTATATAGAGCTAACTATCAAAAAAAGGAATGACAGGTATAGACAATTATGTTATTTCCTCCCATGTATTAATAATGTATTGTCAGGAGGTCAAAATATGAAAGAGTTGGACTGTCGAGGACTTGCCTGCCCTCAACCCGTCCTGAACACCAAGCAGGCCCTGGAGGAAACGGAAAGCGGCCGGATCAGGGTAATTGTGGACAATGAGGCCGCCCGGGACAATGTGACCCGTTTTTGTGCTTCTCAAGGCTGTGAAGTCGAAATAACCGAGGAAGGCGCTGATTTTATCCTGACGGTGACCAAGGATGGTCCGTGTTCCAGCCCGGAGCCTGAAGCGGCTTGTGAGATTCCCTCATCAAGGCCTGCGCCGGAAAAGATGCGACTGGTTGTCAAGATCAGCGATCAGATCATGGGGAAAGGCCCTGAACCTCTGGGCCGAATGCTGATGAAGGCCTTTATCAAGACCCTGTCAGACGCGACTCTAAAGCCTCAAGCGGCTGTCTTCTATAACTCAGGGATTCACCTGGCCGTTGAGGGTTCGGAATATCTGGAAGATATTAAGGCGCTTAAAAATTCAGGCATGGAAATTCTGGTTTGCGGAACCTGCCTTGATTTCTTCGGTCTCAAGGAAAAGCTGGTTGTAGGCCGGGTAAGTAACATGTTTGAAATCATCGAAATACTGGCTGGGGCGGATCGCATCGTCTCACCCTGAATAAAGGATTGGCCATGGATCTCATCTATTTCGATCAGGCCGCGACCTCATTTCCCAAGCCTCCTCAAATGGTCGAGGCCGTGCGCCGTGCCTTGACAGAGATTTCAGGCAGTGGGGGCCGATCAGCTCATCGCATGTCTCTGAATGCAGCCCGGCTGGTTTTTGAGGCGCGGGAGGCTGTGGCTGAACTGCTGAGGGTAAACGATGCAAGTCAGATCGCCTTCACCTGCAACGTAACCCAGGCGCTAAATATGGCCCTGACAGGTTTTCTTCGGCCGGGCGATCATGTCCTGACCTCCTCCATGGAACATAATTCAGTCATGAGGCCCCTGAACTGGCTGGCGCGGGCGCGGGAGGTCGAGGTCGAAGTCATTCCCAGCCCCTTGACTGGCCTGATTGACCCGGCCGAATTCAAAAAAAGGCTGACCGCTCGAACCCGCCTGGTGGTGATCGCCCATGCCTCCAACGTGACTGGCGCCATCTGTCCGCTCAAAGAGCTGAAAGCGGCCCTGGGCACGGTTCCTCTCCTGGTGGATGCGGCCCAGACCGCAGGGGTTCTGCCTTTGAACATGTCAGACCGGGAGGCGGACATACTGGCCTTTACCGGTCATAAGTCTCTGCTCGGTCCCACAGGCACCGGCGGGCTCTGGATCACCCCGGAAATCGAGATCAAACCTTTGGTGCGGGGTGGGACTGGCAGCCGTTCTGAATTTGAAGAGCACCCCGATTTCATGCCTGACAGGCTTGAGGCTGGTACGCAAAACACCCACGGCCTGGCCGGTCTGGGCGCTGGAGTAAAATTTGTCATGGAAACCGGTGTAGATAACATCCGGACTCATGAGCTTAAGTTAACAGCGCGTTTCTTAAGCGGTCTGGCCCAGATCAGAGGGGCAACTGTCTATGGCCCCCCGGATCCTGACTCGCGGGTAGCGGTTGTCTCTATGAACCTCACCGCATGGTCTCCATCGGACCTGACCCATGCACTGGACAGGGAGTTCGGTGTCCTGACACGGGCTGGGCTTCACTGCGCCCCGCGAGCGCACCGAACCATCAAGACCTA
Protein-coding sequences here:
- the yedF gene encoding sulfurtransferase-like selenium metabolism protein YedF → MKELDCRGLACPQPVLNTKQALEETESGRIRVIVDNEAARDNVTRFCASQGCEVEITEEGADFILTVTKDGPCSSPEPEAACEIPSSRPAPEKMRLVVKISDQIMGKGPEPLGRMLMKAFIKTLSDATLKPQAAVFYNSGIHLAVEGSEYLEDIKALKNSGMEILVCGTCLDFFGLKEKLVVGRVSNMFEIIEILAGADRIVSP
- a CDS encoding aminotransferase class V-fold PLP-dependent enzyme, translating into MDLIYFDQAATSFPKPPQMVEAVRRALTEISGSGGRSAHRMSLNAARLVFEAREAVAELLRVNDASQIAFTCNVTQALNMALTGFLRPGDHVLTSSMEHNSVMRPLNWLARAREVEVEVIPSPLTGLIDPAEFKKRLTARTRLVVIAHASNVTGAICPLKELKAALGTVPLLVDAAQTAGVLPLNMSDREADILAFTGHKSLLGPTGTGGLWITPEIEIKPLVRGGTGSRSEFEEHPDFMPDRLEAGTQNTHGLAGLGAGVKFVMETGVDNIRTHELKLTARFLSGLAQIRGATVYGPPDPDSRVAVVSMNLTAWSPSDLTHALDREFGVLTRAGLHCAPRAHRTIKTYPQGTVRFSFGLFNTEAEVDTSLAALDDLSRQAK